tagtctgtgtgtttgtcaagTCGCCTATGCATGGtgctaaattatttttgttcttGTTATGCAAAACAATTCTAGGATATGTTGTATGATATAACTGCAAAGTAAAAATATATGGCAAATGAAAATTGCACGTCAAATAGGCTACCACGGTTTTCTCATTTGGGGATTTCGCAAGAAGTGGGCTATGACTATGTCAAATGTACCTGTAAAGAGAGGGTCCCCACCTGCGTGTGTCTGCTCTGAACATCCGTCCAGCTGCTGCTGCAGTCTTGTGGCTCCCCCACTGACGTACATACATCTCTTTCATTTACAGCCTTCATCAAGGAAAGAAAGATGGGTTTAAACGACTTCCTTCAAAAGCTTGTCTCCAGCCCTCACATCTGCCAACAGTAAGTTGTCTTTTTATTCGCGTTTAAATATACAAATACGCAGGTAGTCGTGTATTGTCAGTACAGTATAAACGTATATAATCACCTACCAAGCCGCAGGTTTCAAAGCTACCTTAAGAAGATTCTCGTATTCGTTCATATTCATTCATCTTAGCTTCTCGTGTTGACCTGTACTTGTACATCTGATCGTATATGAATCTTATCGGAACCATCTCGAAGTTCGGCTGCACATTCCTAAAACAGTCACGTTTCTGCATTGCACAACGCAGCTATCGCCAGAATAATTCTCATTCAGATGTCAGGACGTCTCTGTAAGCGTCTTTAAGTAAACATAGCACCCTGAAAATAATGATCTTCAACACTAACTGAAACATCTCATTTGGCCCAGGTGTAGGTCAGTGTCGGGCAGCATATTTCGCCCTACATCTTCCATCAGCTCCAGACGTCCAATTACAGTTAGACTATAGCAACCATGGCCAAGTTTGACTTGGAACCAATTAGATTAAATAATAAGAAAACCTCAATTAACAATGATCTATCTATCCATAGCCTGTAGGTGATTACATTCAACAGACGATCAACAGTCTAAAATAATCGTGATAAGACTTGCTATGTAGGCTTTCCAACTGCAATCACATTTTAAAGTGTAATCAGTTAAATCGTTCTCCACACTCAACATTTCTAAAGTTCAACGTTGCATGCGTTAGCAATATCGCCACATAGTGGCGAGAAAAGCAATAACATCGCCTCCTACGCGCAACCAACGTTTTGGTCATCTTCAGTTCTCAGGTCGGCGGTTTCTTGAATATCGACGAGAACCAGAATGAAGAAAGGCGAGGAAACGAGCTCAGCTCAGCAGAGGTGAGCAttaaacacacaaatgcaataCTCCATAGCAGTGTGGCTGCTGATGGCTCTTTGCGTCTGAATGCATAACATAACATCATCTCTGTTCTCTTGAAACAGTTCGGCCTGACTTCTCCTAGAAGCTCTTTAACTGAAGAGTCTCAGTAAGTAATCAAACAACAGACATCCATTCATGTCCTCCCTCAAAATAAACCACCTTAGTTCCTTCAGTTGGTTAGCACTCACAACCTTGTATTTCTTCTTCTAACAGGATAAAACCGTCTGATTTTGACTACTTGAAGATCATTGGCAAGGGGAGTTTTGGGAAGGTATGTGGAGTATATTCCTCTTCACTGGCCCTTTCAGTAGTGTGTTCAGTTGATCCTGCTGTAGCCTATTTTGGTGATTTCTGACTGACCAATCATGATACCTTTGTCCTGTTCCAGGTTCTCCTGGCCAGACATAAGGAAACAGAGCAGTACTACGCTGTGAAAGTGCTACAGAAGAAGATCATTCTGAAGAAGAAGGAGGTGAGACCTCGTGCTTTAAGAAGGAACACTATAACTATCATTATAACCAAGTCAAGAGCAAAATGAACTTCTCTCTTCTCTATATAGCATGTTGATAGGTGAGATTAGGACAGGTGTGTAAAAGTACCGCCATAATACCGATATTCATTCTTGGTCTCTCGCCTCAGCAAAAGCACATCATGGCTGAACGTAGCGTGCTGATgaagaacatcaaacatccATTCCTGGTGGGCCTCCATTACTCCTTCCAGACCACAGACAAACTTTACTTCGTGCTGGACTACGTCAACGGAGGCGAGGTATGTCTCAAAAAGAACCATGCCAGGACCAGTACCGTGCAAGCCTGTTCATAGAAACCAACTCATTATTACTGGGTAAGACGTGTTCAAATAGAgcatgctgttttttttttttcagttgttTTACCACCTGCAACGAGAGAGGATCTTCTTGGAGCCCAGGGCCAGATTCTACGCAGCCGAGATTGCCAGCGCTCTTGGCTACCTTCATTCCCTGCACATTGTTTACAGGTACGTGACCGTGtcgccccctggtggacagCGTATGACCCGACCAGTTTGCCTGGCCCAAAACATGCATGGCAGCTGTGGCATGTAATCCTGTCTTTTCCTGCAGAGACCTTAAGCCAGAGAACATCTTGTTAGATGCTCAGGGCCACATTGTACTGACCGATTTTGGCCTGTGCAAGGAAGGACTGGAGCCCAGTGGAACGACCACCACGTTCTGCGGAACTCCAGAGGTGGGTTTGTGCGGCCAGCGTTCTCTGTCCATCGGCTCCGTCGTGCTGACACCACGGGGTGGAATGCTGCTGCACTTTTGGTCTGATTTTGCGTTTGTTTGCCACAGTACTTGGCACCAGAGGTCCTGCAGAAACAAGCTTATGACCGTACAGTGGACTGGTGGTGTCTGGGATCAGTGCTCTATGAGATGCTTTACGGACTGGTGAGTAGAGAGATACAGGAGGAGAAAAAACACAGTCACTACAGTATGCTACACCTAATACCACTGTAGTGAGGGTTAAAGTCTTCATTAGCACATCTCTTTCGTCCTTCAGCCTCCTTTCTACAGTCGCAACACTGCCGAGATGTACAACAACATACTGCACAAGGATCTGGTCCTGAAGCCCAATGTGTCCAACGCGGGCCGTGAGCTGCTCGAAGGTCTGCTGCAGAAGGACCGCACCAAGCGGCTGGGCGTCAAGGATGACTTCGTAAGTATCTGATCGCTTGTGCTGCTAGCGTGAGGAGAGCATGGCTACGTTGGGATTGAAGCTAACGAGCTAACGGTCTGAATGTCCTGTTTTAGCTGGAGCTCAAGTGTCATAGCTTCTTCTCACCTATTAACTGGGATGACCTGATGGCCAGGAAGATCACCCCTCCATTCCTCCCCTCGGTGGTAAGTGAGATGGATCTTGCATACTAGTGTCTTGCACGAATAATGACCGGAGTAAACATTTCAAGCGTATGGGTATGAACACGAGCTGTTTTTGGTTTCCCAGACTGGTCCCACCGACCTTCGACACTTCGACCCAGAGTTCACGCACTTGCCCGTCTCCACCTCCCTGTGCAACACGGACAGCCTGCACGTGACCAGCAGCGTGCGAGAAGCAGCCGGCGCTTTTCCAGGCTTCTCCTACGGCCCTCCGGCCGAGTTCGCCTTTCAGTAACCGCTACTTCCATGTTGCACGTTCCCTTGATCCTGAACGCGCAACAGAGCTGCGACTGATAAGATGCTGCTTGACACCCAGGAGGGACCACGGAGGAAAATTTACTTATCACTTCTTACAAGTGCTTGGAACACCGACACATACTGTATAAGTGATGGGAACTAACTCGCTATCTGTGAGTCTGTGATCGCCCACACAGGGTTTACGGACAACAAGCGAACCATATCTTGGACGTGAATGTCAGCACCCCTAGCGTTTCTGGAACAAGGCGGCTTGTTTCAAGTGTGGGGAACTGTTCTCCAACTACAGCAGAACTGTACTGAGGATTGTAGAAGGATAGCTAAGAAGTGCCTGGACATTTAAGGAATTAAAAACAGTAACGACAAGGCTTTGGACAAACCAAAGTCATGGGGCCCTGAAATTTTGACACCAGCTAGTGGGCAATGTGCCTCTATCTTCCGAATGATCAAATAAATTAACTGTActtttgggtgggtgggtggggggttgcTTTATTGCACAATAAGGAGAAAAAGGGTAGCAAAAATtatgaaataaataatttatagaaGTTTCTTCTTTAATAATGATGTGTCAACTTTACTAATCAGGCATGTTtggatttaaatatatataaaatacttTAAATTTATATTGATAAAGTGTTTATTGGGTTTTCCTTCCCTTGAAAGAACATATTTCTTCCATTATCTGGATCAGTTAGCTGTGAATGAGTAGATATTTATAAACCCCCAAATGAAACATTGAAATCTTCTGTCCTTCTCCCAAACCAGCACTTTTATACTGTGTGGATAGATCATTTACTTGTTAATAAGAATAGAAATGTATCATACAACCATAAAATGGGCTCTATGTTTTATACAAGTAATATTTACTAAACATATTGCTACTATTTTATCTTTTTCCCAGGGTGTTTGCTGTTTGTGGCAACACTGCACTGTCTGACAGACTGTACTGAAAATGTTTGCATCATGTACAGCTGTTGTAGGTAGTAGCACGGAAAGAACTGTGAATGTCATATCATTCGCAAAATGCACCTGTCCAAACACTTTACGCACATTGTGATTTATATCATGCTTTATTCCCCTCACTCATAGAATGACAAAATATGACTTTACCTTGAACAATATATGAAACAGAAAAACTTGAGATGTAGCTAATGGCTACTTTAAAGATTACATGATGAATGTTTAGCTGTGATAGAATTAAATATTGCAGACGGGCCTTTCATAGGGGAACTTTCAAAAATGCAAGCACTGTAATTATCATTTTATTGTTCACCATTGAACCAGTACTCTTATGCATCTTTAACACTTAATTCAGTACAGTTCAATTTATTTTCTTCCATATTTGGAAGTTATTGctttattttatacatttattgtatatttatttacatgtcATACTGTATTATACTGCTTTAAAGTTTTAAATCCTGAAATATTTAATTGTGATCTTTATTAAATGTTAATTAAATTCATTAACGAACACCCTTATCTGGGTGATTAGAAATGAGTTATAGTTGTTTCTTTCCATCTTGGCAAACCGGAATGAGCACATTGCAGGGCATTAGTGCACAGCCATTATTTGAAGACCACACACCAAACAACTAAGGCAAGAAAGGGTTTTTAGAAACCATGAGGATTTTCTTTACAAATATGATGTCTAGTTCATGAGGCAATTTTAATTTCCAAGAGCTCTTTGAACTTTCTACtcagttgggtccagttttagAAAGAGTAATTTGCAAACAGTACAATCTACTTGCATGTCTTAATATGACCCTCTGATTGCTGGCAATTGCTGGTTGCTGGTTGCTTCTAGAATTAGCTGACAGTTCATCAATGCCCCAAGTCCTGAAGAGAATCATGCCAGGTGTATTTGGTTATATAATAAAATTGACATGTTGATGCATTGGATTTCCTTACATGGCGGATGTTCAAGCAAATTTCAAAGCACAGCTTGCAGTTTTCCAAATGCAATTAGACCTATTGATTGCAGTCATATTACTAGAATGGCACCTATTGAGAATGAGACTGTCAAGTTAAAGCAATGTCATTCTTTAAACATGCAAGTCACAATGACCCTTAACGAATGTGCTTGATTGCCTAGAACCACCTATGGTTCCTTCACTCTAAGACAGCAGTGTAGGAAATAAAATTGAATGTGGAGTTGTACAGGATGGTCAGTACAAATATTACTCACTTTAAACATCTGCACTTTAAGCATCTGTTTTAATCGTGCCATAGCAGTCTTAAACACTGCATCACTGCTGCAGGTGACCGCGAATAGCCCCTTATGAACTGGCTCCTTACCCCATCCCATAACCCATATAGTGCAGAGAAGAGACTGGGGTGTTCACACAGTCTGGGGTGTTCACACACTCTGGGGTGTTCACACAGTCTGGGGTGTTCACACACtctggggtgttggggtgttcaCACAGTCTGGGGTGTTCACACACTCTGGGGTGTTCACACACTCTGGGGTGTTCACACAGTCTGGGGTGTTCACACACTTTGGGGTGTTCACACACTCTGGGGTGTTCACACAGTCTGGGGTGTTCACACACCCTGGGGTGTTCACACAGTCTGGGGTGTTCACACACTCTGGGGTGTTCACACACTCTGGGGTGTTCCACTGACGAACATACCATTGGGATTGTAAGTCAATCATGTTGTTTGGGTGTGTTAGGTTGGAGACTGTCCTATCAACAAGGAAATATCTTCTGGGTTGTGAGGGCATGTGCTCTGTTGTACAACGTGGCACAGCAGAACGGACCATCCATCTTCATCCATGACCCGGAACCAGTTGTATGACCCTGCCCGAGAAGACGAGCTGTCATGATGTGGGCCAGTGAGAATGTGAAGAGTTCACTGGGAATGAATGGATAATTAATGGTGCAAATATATTCTGTTTTAACAAGCTCTGTAATGTCATTGAAATTGCAGACACTATGacctttatttctttttactcATTTGTCATCTTTTCAACAGTTGTAAGTTGTAATGCTACTGTGTGGAGCATCATTGACACGGTTGGGGCAGGTGGTTGTGTCGATTGTATCTTTCACTCAAATATACTAAATAATATAAAAGCATTTACCTTGTTCTGCTGGGCACGTAGGGACAATCAGTATCTCCCTCTTTTTCACTATCCATAAGAGATATTCTCCAGTAGCTGAACCCACTTTCACATCAAATATAGAGGGTGAAGGTGTGGGCTTTCCTTGCAGTTACATGCTGCCTTTGCAAAATTAGTTATTTGTTTCTACTTTTAAATCTGACCACAGTAACATTTGGCCTTGTTTAACTAACATTATTGCATGGTGCGCAACATGATGTCACTTAATACAATATTTTTGATCAGTGGTGATACTATTGTGAGGCCACGAAACATGATTTTGCCTCAATATCACTCACAATAACGTCCTCAAAAAATTGTAATTGTGTCGTTAAATAATAAATGAGATGATATTTAAATATCCATCGTGTAACTTGCATTAACCATTTATGGATATTTACAGGCAGATAACTGAGTGGCATATGATGCTCATTGAACATTGTAAGACGATTTTGATTTATAACAAGGAAACGACGTGCAGATGTGCATTCTCAGCTTGTTTGGAAGTGTGTTCAATTTCCTattgtgtgtgaacacacaatTTCAAATCCACGCTTTCTGGACCCCAGGTTGTATAAATGAGACCCCAGGTTGTATATCAGTAAACTGAGATCTATGGTTTCAACAGCAGATCTAGAGATGCTGATCCATGCGTTTATTTCATCTCAcatagactactgtaatgcc
This Brachyhypopomus gauderio isolate BG-103 chromosome 6, BGAUD_0.2, whole genome shotgun sequence DNA region includes the following protein-coding sequences:
- the LOC143516523 gene encoding serine/threonine-protein kinase Sgk1 isoform X1, producing the protein MAVTETRCDVTYCRMRGIMSLLTAFIKERKMGLNDFLQKLVSSPHICQHSQVGGFLNIDENQNEERRGNELSSAEFGLTSPRSSLTEESQIKPSDFDYLKIIGKGSFGKVLLARHKETEQYYAVKVLQKKIILKKKEQKHIMAERSVLMKNIKHPFLVGLHYSFQTTDKLYFVLDYVNGGELFYHLQRERIFLEPRARFYAAEIASALGYLHSLHIVYRDLKPENILLDAQGHIVLTDFGLCKEGLEPSGTTTTFCGTPEYLAPEVLQKQAYDRTVDWWCLGSVLYEMLYGLPPFYSRNTAEMYNNILHKDLVLKPNVSNAGRELLEGLLQKDRTKRLGVKDDFLELKCHSFFSPINWDDLMARKITPPFLPSVTGPTDLRHFDPEFTHLPVSTSLCNTDSLHVTSSVREAAGAFPGFSYGPPAEFAFQ
- the LOC143516523 gene encoding serine/threonine-protein kinase Sgk1 isoform X2 yields the protein MKTGRKSFIAFIKERKMGLNDFLQKLVSSPHICQHSQVGGFLNIDENQNEERRGNELSSAEFGLTSPRSSLTEESQIKPSDFDYLKIIGKGSFGKVLLARHKETEQYYAVKVLQKKIILKKKEQKHIMAERSVLMKNIKHPFLVGLHYSFQTTDKLYFVLDYVNGGELFYHLQRERIFLEPRARFYAAEIASALGYLHSLHIVYRDLKPENILLDAQGHIVLTDFGLCKEGLEPSGTTTTFCGTPEYLAPEVLQKQAYDRTVDWWCLGSVLYEMLYGLPPFYSRNTAEMYNNILHKDLVLKPNVSNAGRELLEGLLQKDRTKRLGVKDDFLELKCHSFFSPINWDDLMARKITPPFLPSVTGPTDLRHFDPEFTHLPVSTSLCNTDSLHVTSSVREAAGAFPGFSYGPPAEFAFQ